In Fulvia fulva chromosome 10, complete sequence, a single window of DNA contains:
- a CDS encoding Peroxiredoxin PRX1, mitochondrial: protein MAASFARSALLRTSRLSATPTSFASRQASPIFKRFLATPAEQPRLRLGSVAPNFQAKTSKGDIDFHSWLGGKWAILFSHPADFTPVCTTELGAFARLKDEFEKRGVQMIGLSANDLTSHGKWIEDINELSKTNLQFPIIADADRKVAYLYDMIDQQDLDNIDEKGIAFTIRSVFVIDPSKKIRLTMMYPASTGRNTSEVLRVIDSLQTGDKKGVTTPIDWQVGDDVIIPPSVSTADAKKKFGEVRELKPYLRYTKI, encoded by the exons ATGGCAGCCTCATTCGCACGTAGCGCATTGTTGCGCACATCTCGTCTAAGCGCGACGCCCACCTCGTTCGCCTCGCGACAAGCTTCGCCCATATTCAAGCGATTCCTCGCTACACCAGCAGAGCAGCCACGGTTGCGTTTGGGATCAGTTGCACCAAACTTCCAGGCAAAAACGTCAAAAGGAGACATTGACTTCCACTCATGGCTGGGTGGTAAGTGGGCGATCCTGTTCAGTCATCCAGCAGACTTCACCCCAGTCTGCACGACCGAGCTGGGTGCTTTTGCGCGGTTGAAGGATGAGTTCGAGAAGAGAGGCGTGCAGATGATCGGCCTG AGCGCCAACGATCTGACCTCTCACGGCAAGTGGATCGAAGACATCAACGAGCTCTCGAAGACAAACCTCCAGTTCCCAATCATTGCCGACGCCGATCGCAAAGTTGCATACCTCTATGACATGATCGATCAGCAAGATTTGGACAACATCGACGAGAAGGGCATTGCGTTCACAATCCGATCTGTCTTCGTAATCGACCCAAGCAAGAAGATCCGGTTGACGATGATGTATCCTGCTTCAACTGGACGCAACACCTCGGAGGTGCTGAGGGTCATCGACTCCCTGCAGACTGGCGACAAGAAGGGAGTGACCACGCCAATCGATTGGCAGGTTGGTGATGATGTGATCATTCCTCCATCTGTCTCCACCGCGGACGCCAAGAAGAAGTTTGGCGAAGTCCGGGAGCTGAAGCCATACCTCAGATACACCAAGATCTAG